The proteins below come from a single Vitis vinifera cultivar Pinot Noir 40024 chromosome 9, ASM3070453v1 genomic window:
- the LOC132254286 gene encoding uncharacterized protein LOC132254286, whose product MASENEDDEKFVINLNKYVIKRVDGGNLMEMDKTFQQLKTHLIDMAYGASSSSCDQILAKFEENYTTVKGLFLRSSGKPLRMHEEGTKNDILSCQRSLEDTNNMNVNEHYLHTLSNEKLCTEDLNEKNEDACATSIEVHIIPDENQNILPLPIKRSRRDYEKCELVEDLSQPAQTILDAESPGVDVQLSD is encoded by the exons ATGGCGAGTGAGAATGAGGACGATGAGAAATTTGTAATCAATCTAAACAAATATGTTATTAAACGA GTTGATGGTGGGAACTTAATGGAGATGGATAAAACCTTTCAACAATTAAAGACACATCTAATTGATATGGCTTATGGTGCAAGTAGTAGTAGTTGTGATCAAATTTTGGCTAAATTTGAGGAGAATTATACTACAGTGAAAGGTCTCTTCCTTAGGTCAAGCGGAAAACCTTTGAGAATGCACGAGGAAGGAACGAAGAATGACATTCTCTCATGCCAGAGAAGTTTGGAAGATACGAACAATATGAATGTGAATGAACATTATCTTCACACTTTGTCAAATGAGAAGTTATGCACCGAGGACTTGAATGAaaagaatgaagatgcatgTGCTACATCAATTGAAGTGCATATCATTCCAGacgaaaatcaaaatattttaccacTTCCAATCAAAAGGAGTAGAAGAGATTATGAAAAG TGTGAACTCGTTGAGGATTTGTCCCAACCAGCTCAAACAATTTTGGATGCAGAATCACCCGGTGTCGACGTTCAATTGAGTgattga